In Toxoplasma gondii ME49 chromosome X, whole genome shotgun sequence, a single genomic region encodes these proteins:
- the ALV11 gene encoding alveolin domain containing intermediate filament IMC5 (encoded by transcript TGME49_224530~Gene product name based on ToxoDB Community Expert Annotation.) — protein MVQFAHGPESVLSSQRGSAATWSSVQVPTSHLAHPLSSNVRPTALQGIVSPQPVQRSLVVYSRRQQQPRLTDSLSSDSLQLSQLTGSVAQRPLRYRCQSDTVALDSRSQSELSDTEAASTRAFAFHELRSSPQGHPLSVSSPAACVAHRTACHVPARLHFPSLASETFPENSDRSSAPSGSEDLDLTRGISGDRSSSTVSEASFAPHPQAPQAEAAAASSTFSPASLSLILAAAASFQKPSKSPSTRTKRPAPAPRPPVRVMSRLLAPPMTPVKAAGPTHGVSALPGVHAPSVPAHITPSAPGIGGPEGPLIHHGIAGSGIVVAPPTPRSGPSPMGAPPTNNHLLPPQGPRTGPPVETSSTHDRQWVAVTAYRPVDVVTKTVEVPVTRTVDVLVPRPVIQEKIVEVPKFVPHYVEKILEVPEIEWVDRVIEVPEYFYSTKYVPKVEIRENIIERPLYQDKWVEKIVEVPRVEEIVRYRDIVEAEEVIKYIPKGHSEEEWRGAPIFSVPPEHAPPLPPKWVSPGVAPDRIPGYCPPGDCFAAADGSVKGRTKLVEHTSPAFPSSPVNGVCHAGPFWTLDCRNGGE, from the exons ATGGTTCAGTTCGCGCACGGCCCCGAGTCGGTCCTGTCGTCACAACGAGGCTCTGCTGCCACCTGGAGCTCTGTCCAAGTGCCCACTTCTCATTTGGCACATCCGCTCTCTTCCAACGTTAGGCCAACAGCGTTACAGGGCATAGTGTCGCCTCAGCCGGTCCAGCGCTCGCTCGTAGTGTACAGCCGCCgccagcagcagccgcggttGACTGACTCGCTTTCTTCAGATTCGCTCCAGCTCTCTCAACTGACAGGTTCTGTCGCTCAGAGACCGCTCCGCTATCGGTGCCAGTCCGATACTGTGGCTTTGGACTCCAGATCACAGTCGGAATTGAGTGACACAGAGGCCGCCTCTACCAGGGCGTTTGCTTTCCACGAGCTGAGGTCCTCACCTCAAGGCCACCCGCTGTCTGTCTCAAGTCCCGCAGCCTGTGTAGCGCACCGGACAGCTTGTCACGTCCCGGCACGTCTCCACTTCCCGTCTCTTGCGTCCGAGACTTTTCCCGAGAATTCAGATCGTTCCTCGGCTCCGTCTGGTTCGGAAGACCTCGACCTAACGCGAGGCATTTCTGGAGACCGCTCCTCGTCCACTGTCTCAGAGGCATCCTTCGCGCCTCATCCTCAGGCTCCACAAGCGGAGGCCGCGGCTGCTTCCTCCACCttttcgcctgcgtctttGTCGCTGATTCTCGCAGCAGCGGCATCGTTTCAAAAGCCAAGCAAGTCGCCTTCCACACGGACCAAACGTCCTGCTCCTGCTCCACGCCCCCCTGTGCGTGTcatgtctcgtctccttgcCCCTCCAATGACGCCTGTGAAGGCAGCAGGCCCGACCCACGGCGTCTCGGCCCTTCCAGGAGTGCATGCACCCTCTGTGCCCGCGCACATCACCCCATCAGCGCCGGGTATTGGAGGGCCAGAAGGCCCCCTTATTCACCATGGAATTGCCGGATCTGGAATCGTCGTTGCCCCGCCCACACCCCGAAGTGGGCCAAGTCCCATGGGAGCGCCTCCGACAAACAATCATTTGTTACCGCCCCAAGGCCCGAGAACCGGGCCTCCAGTAGAAACCTCGTCTACTCATGATCGACAGTGG GTAGCCGTCACCGCGTACAGACCCGTCGATGTTGTGACAAAGACAGTCGAGGTGCCGGTAACGCGTACTGTTGACGTTCTCGTTCCGCGTCCAGTGATCCAGGAAAAAATCGTTGAGGTCCCCAAATTCGTCCCTCACTACGTAGAGAAG ATTCTAGAGGTCCCAGAGATAGAGTGGGTAGACCGGGTGATCGAGGTGCCAGAATATTTTTACAGCACGAAATACGTGCCCAAGGTGGAGATCCGGGAGAACATCATCGAACGGCCTCTTTATCAAGACAAGTGGGTGGAGAAGATTGTTGAAGTTCCGAGGGTTGAAGAAATTGTTCGATATCGCGACATTGTCGAGGCTGAGGAAGTTATCAA GTATATTCCCAAAGGGCACTCTGAAGAGGAATGGCGGGGAGCGCCCATCTTCAGCGTCCCTCCAGAACACGCGCCTCCGTTGCCCCCGAAGTGGGTATCCCCAGGAGTGGCCCCCGACCGTATTCCAGGGTACTGCCCACCTGGAGACTGTTTTGCAGCTGCTGATGGTTCAGTAAAAGGGCGGACGAAGCTGGTTGAACATACATCTCCTGCCTTCCCCTCGTCTCCGGTGAACGGCGTGTGTCATGCTGGCCCGTTCTGGACTCTTGACTGTCGAAATGGAGGGGAATAG
- the ALV10 gene encoding alveolin domain containing intermediate filament IMC8 (encoded by transcript TGME49_224520~Gene product name based on ToxoDB Community Expert Annotation.) → MYSSRPYPGAASAPGVPPMSSQYATSLPPNSFICAGPPPEGATLLDPVLEERIVEVIKERVENRFIEVPEVHYVEKVVEVPHPVIEEKVVHVVKPVKQERFKYVKKPVYLDKVVEVPQIQYVDKYVDVPRYNHREKIVEVPKVLVVERIIPVLKTVRRETVVYVDEDGSQTRVPSQPCAYDERYQTHVSTASSLTPFPPTPM, encoded by the exons ATGTATTCCAGCAGACCGTATCCTGGGGCTGCCAGTGCTCCTGGCGTCCCGCCAATGTCGTCGCAGTATGCtacctctcttcctccgaacTCTTTCATCTGCGCGGGTCCTCCACCCGAAGGTGCAACCCTTCTTGACCCTGTACTCGAG GAACGGATTGTGGAGGTGATAaaggagagagtggagaaccGGTTTATTGAGGTCCCAGAGGTTCATTACGTAGAAAAGGTCGTCGAAGTCCCTCACCCAGTCATTGAAGAGAAAGTCGTTCATGTTGTGAAACCAGTCAAACAGGAGAGGTTTAAGTATGTCAAGAAGCCTGTCTATCTGGACAAGGTCGTCGAGGTCCCACAGATTCAA TATGTGGACAAGTATGTAGATGTACCGCGGTACaaccacagagagaagatcgTCGAGGTTCCAAAGGTGCTCGTTGTCGAGCGTATCATCCCAGTTCTGAAGACTGTGCGGAGGGAGACCGTCGTCTACGTGGACGAGGAT GGTAGCCAAACGCGCGTTCCGTCGCAGCCCTGTGCCTACGACGAACGTTATCAGACTCACGTATCGACTGCGTCGTCTCTAACGCCCTTTCCACCGACTCCGATGTAA